In Osmerus eperlanus chromosome 17, fOsmEpe2.1, whole genome shotgun sequence, a single genomic region encodes these proteins:
- the pfkfb3 gene encoding 6-phosphofructo-2-kinase/fructose-2,6-bisphosphatase 3 isoform X3 produces MPRELTQNRIQKIWIPSKDDKPAVPKRAGGGPHLANPPTVIVMVGLPARGKTYMSKKLTRYLNWIGMPTKVFNVGEYRREAVKNYSSYDFFKSDNENAVKIRQQCALAALRDVKCYLTEEGGQVAVFDATNTTRDRRDMILDFGSEHCFKVFFIESVCDDPSVIASNIMEVKVSCPDYQDCNKTDAMLDFQKRIECYKAHYEPLDPDEYDRDLSFIKVIDVGRRFLVNRIQDHIQSKIVYYLMNIHVQPRAIYLCRHGESMHNLQGRLGGDSGLSSRGKKFAAALSGFVEEQNLKGLKVWTSQMCRSIQTAEDLGVPYEQWKALNELDAGVCEEMTYEEIKEKYPDEFALRDQDKFYYRYPTGESYQDLVQRVEPVIMELERQENVLVVCHQAVMRCLLAYFLDKSADEMPYLKCPLHTVLKLTPMAYGCKVESISLNVDAVNTHRDRPEEVKKGPGTLLRRNSVTPLTSPEPNIKKSRIDELDEPPLHELPPSLSLCSPTLLPLSLAGQHWLGKVCLT; encoded by the exons ATGCCAAGAGAGCTGACTCAGAACAGAATCCAAAAGATCTGGATTCCATCTAAAGATGATAAACCAGCTGTACCCAAGAGAG CTGGTGGGGGCCCACACCTGGCCAACCCCCCCACGGTTATTGTGATGGTGGGTCTGCCAGCTCGGGGGAAAACCTACATGTCCAAGAAACTGACCCGCTACCTCAACTGGATTGGCATGCCCACCAAAG tcttcaACGTGGGGGAGTACCGTAGAGAGGCGGTCAAAAACTACAGTTCCTACGACTTCTTCAAGTCTGACAACGAGAATGCCGTGAAGATTAGACA ACAGTGTGCCTTGGCTGCACTCCGAGACGTCAAGTGCTATttgacagaggaggggggacaagTGGCG GTGTTTGATGCTACAAACACGACGCGCGACAGGCGAGACATGATCCTGGATTTCGGCAGCGAGCACTGCTTCAAG GTTTTCTTcattgagtctgtgtgtgatgatcCTAGTGTCATCGCCTCAAATATAATG GAAGTGAAGGTGTCCTGCCCGGACTACCAGGACTGCAACAAGACAGACGCCATGTTGGACTTCCAGAAAAGGATTGAGTGTTACAAAGCTCACTACGAGCCCCTGGACCCTGATGAGTATGACAG GGATCTGTCCTTCATTAAGGTGATCGACGTGGGCAGGCGCTTCTTGGTGAACCGCATCCAGGACCACATCCAGAGTAAGATCGTGTACTACCTGATGAACATCCACGTCCAGCCCAGGGCCATCTACCTCTGCAGGCACGGGGAGAGCATGCACAACCTGCAGGGACGCCTGGGGGGCGACTCGGGACTGTCTTCACGGGGCAAAAAG TTTGCGGCTGCCCTGTCAGGGTTTGTGGAGGAGCAGAACCTGAAGGGTCTGAAGGTGTGGACCAGCCAGATGTGTCGCAGCATCCAGACCGCTGAGGACCTCGGGGTGCCCTACGAGCAGTGGAAGGCCCTCAACGAGTTAGACGCT ggggtgtgtgaggagatgACCTATGAGGAGATCAAGGAGAAATATCCAGATGAGTTTGCTCTCAGAGACCAGGACAAGTTCTACTACCGCTACCCCACAGGAGAG TCCTACCAGGACCTGGTGCAGCGTGTTGAGCCGGTCATCATGGAGCTGGAGAGGCAGGAGAACGTTCTGGTCGTCTGTCACCAGGCGGTCATGCGTTGCCTGCTAGCCTACTTCCTGGACAAGAGTGCAG ATGAGATGCCGTACCTGAAGTGCCCGCTTCATACTGTGCTGAAACTCACCCCCATGGCTTATG GGTGCAAAGTGGAGTCCATCTCGCTGAATGTGGacgctgtgaacacacacagagacagacctgAG gaggTGAAGAAGGGTCCTGGTACTCTGTTGAGGAGGAACAGTGTGACCCCCCTGACCAGCCCGGAGCCCAACATCAAGAAGTCCCGCATTGACGAGCTGGACGAGCCCCCCCTCCATGAGCTGCCCCCCTCGctgtccctctgctcccccacgctcctccccctctccctggctggacag CACTGGCTGGGGAAAGTTTGCCT AACCTGA
- the prkcq gene encoding protein kinase C theta type: MSPFLRIGFSNFEMDPGLAYHEEVLNPYCAVYMKEAIDTEKGQVYKQKKATMYPPWSSTFDAHVHRGRVMHVMVKDRTAELKSEATVQLDSLASRCKKENGKLEIWLELKPQGRVLMEARYYLEKSDAAGHSEADGDGEREGEGLFALNHRRGAIKQAKVHVVKCHEFSATFFPQPTFCSVCKEFVWGLNKQGYQCRHCNAAIHKKCIDKVIAKCTGSAVNSKETLIHKERFKIDMPHRFKVYNYKSPTFCEHCGTLLWGLAKQGLKCEECGMNVHHKCEKKVANLCGVNQKLMAEALAIIGNKQQARSSRDSEIIGREGPVGVGQAGVVREPSGLQEVPATATTTARKEGQGVGWDTPADMAQPIPKEDSEPLYAVPRKEHQHKFTIDNFKLHKMLGKGSFGKVFLAELKSTNQFFAVKALKKDVVLMDDDVECTMVERRVLSLAWEHPFLTHLYCTFQTKENLFFVMEYLNGGDLMFHIQSCHKFDLQRSTFYAAEIICGLQFLHSKGVVYRDLKLDNVLLDSEGHIKIADFGMCKENMQEESRTSTFCGTPDYIAPEILLGQKYGSSVDWWSFGVLLYEMLIGQSPFHGHDEEELFQSIRTDDPCYPRWLVKDAKDILVKLFVREPEQRLGVKGNIRQHAFFKDTNWNVLEKRQVEPPFRPTVKSPSDCSNFDKEFINEKPRLSCADRALMNSVDQTMFNNFSFVNPGMARIKGP, translated from the exons ATGTCTCCCTTTCTGCGTATCGGATTCTCTAATTTTGAGATGGACCCGGGACTAGCGTACCACGAGGAGGTACTCAACCCTTACTGTGCTGTCTACATGAAGGAGGCCATCGACACGG aaAAGGGGCAGGTGTACAAGCAGAAGAAGGCCACCATGTACCCTCCCTGGAGCAGCACGTTCGACGCCCACGTGCACAGGGGGCGCGTCATGCACGTGATGGTGAAGGACCGCACGGCCGAACTCAAGTCAGAGGCCACGGTGCAGCTGGACTCGCTGGCCTCACGCTGCAAGAAGGAGAATGGCAAGCTGGAGATCTGG ttggAGCTGAAGCCTCAAGGGCGTGTCCTGATGGAGGCAAGATATTACCTGGAGAAGAGTG atgctgCAGGTCACAGCGAGGCTGACGGGgatggcgagagggagggagagggcctcTTCGCCCTGAACCATCGTCGCGGGGCCATTAAACAGGCTAAAGTCCATGTGGTCAAATGTCACGAGTTCAGCGCCACCTTCTTCCCTCAGCCCACCTTCTGTTCTGTGTGCAAAGAGTTTGTCTG GGGTCTGAACAAGCAGGGCTACCAGTGCAGAC aCTGTAACGCGGCCATCCACAAGAAGTGCATTGACAAGGTCATCGCCAAGTGCACGGGGTCAGCCGTCAACAGTAAAGAAACCCTG ATCCACAAAGAGCGCTTCAAGATTGACATGCCCCACAGGTTTAAGGTGTACAACTACAAGAGTCCCACTTTCTGTGAGCACTGTGGAACCCTGCTGTGGGGCCTGGCCAAACAGGGCCTCAAGTGTGAAG AGTGTGGTATGAACGTCCATCACAAGTGTGAGAAGAAGGTGGCCAACCTCTGCGGGGTCAACCAGAAGCTGATGGCTGAAGCTCTGGCCATCATCGGAAACAAGCAGCAG GCCAGGAGTTCAAGAGACAGTGAGATCATTGGTCGAGAGGGGCCTGTGGGCGTGGGCCAGGCTGGGGTGGTCCGGGAACCTTCCGGTCTCCAGGAGGTGCCTGCCACAGCAACCACCACTGCACGCAAAG aggGCCAGGGTGTGGGGTGGGACACCCCAGCAGACATGGCCCAGCCTATCCCAAAGGAGGACTCTGAGCCCCTGTACGCCGTGCCCCGGAAGGAACACCAACACAAGTTCACCATAGACAACTTCAAACTGCACAAGATGCTGGGCAAAGGCAGCTTCGgcaag GTGTTTCTAGCTGAGCTGAAGAGCACCAACCAGTTCTTTGCAGTAAAGGCCCTGAAGAAGGACGTGGTCCTCATGGATGATGATGTGGAATGTACCatggtggagaggagagtgctCTCTCTGGCCTGGGAACACCCCTTCCTCACACACCTCTACTGCACCTTCCAGACCAAG GAGAATCTGTTCTTTGTGATGGAGTATCTAAATGGAGGAGACCTCATGTTCCACATTCAGAGCTGCCACAAGTTTGACCTGCAAAGATCGAC GTTCTATGCAGCTGAGATCATCTGTGGGCTGCAGTTCCTTCATTCTAAAGGTGTTGTTTACAG AGATCTGAAGCTGGATAACGTGCTGCTGGACTCGGAAGGTCATATAAAGATCGCAGACTTTGGCATGTGCAAGgagaacatgcaggaggagtcACGCACCTCCACATTCTGCGGGACACCTGACTACATCGCGCCGGAG ATTCTTCTGGGCCAGAAGTATGGCAGCTCAGTGGACTGGTGGTCTTTCGGGGTCCTGCTGTACGAGATGCTGATTGGCCAGTCCCCGTTCCATGGTCATGATGAGGAGGAGCTGTTCCAGTCCATCAGGACAGATGACCCCTGCTACCCTCGCTGGCTCGTCAAGGACGCAAAGGACATCCTCGTCAAG cTGTTTGTGCGCGAGCCTGAGCAGAGGCTTGGTGTGAAGGGGAACATCCGGCAGCATGCCTTCTTCAAAGACACCAACTGGAACGTTCTAGAGAAACGGCAGGTGGAGCCGCCCTTCAGGCCAACTGTG AAATCCCCCAGTGACTGCAGTAACTTTGATAAGGAGTTCATCAACGAAAAGCCCCGCCTGTCGTGTGCAGACCGCGCGCTGATGAACAGTGTGGACCAAACCATGTTCAACAACTTCTCCTTCGTCAACCCTGGCATGGCTCGCATCAAAGGACCCTGA
- the pfkfb3 gene encoding 6-phosphofructo-2-kinase/fructose-2,6-bisphosphatase 3 isoform X1 yields MPRELTQNRIQKIWIPSKDDKPAVPKRAGGGPHLANPPTVIVMVGLPARGKTYMSKKLTRYLNWIGMPTKVFNVGEYRREAVKNYSSYDFFKSDNENAVKIRQQCALAALRDVKCYLTEEGGQVAVFDATNTTRDRRDMILDFGSEHCFKVFFIESVCDDPSVIASNIMEVKVSCPDYQDCNKTDAMLDFQKRIECYKAHYEPLDPDEYDRDLSFIKVIDVGRRFLVNRIQDHIQSKIVYYLMNIHVQPRAIYLCRHGESMHNLQGRLGGDSGLSSRGKKFAAALSGFVEEQNLKGLKVWTSQMCRSIQTAEDLGVPYEQWKALNELDAGVCEEMTYEEIKEKYPDEFALRDQDKFYYRYPTGESYQDLVQRVEPVIMELERQENVLVVCHQAVMRCLLAYFLDKSADEMPYLKCPLHTVLKLTPMAYGCKVESISLNVDAVNTHRDRPEEVKKGPGTLLRRNSVTPLTSPEPNIKKSRIDELDEPPLHELPPSLSLCSPTLLPLSLAGQHWLGKVCLRTILHYLKVVSLLVFQRT; encoded by the exons ATGCCAAGAGAGCTGACTCAGAACAGAATCCAAAAGATCTGGATTCCATCTAAAGATGATAAACCAGCTGTACCCAAGAGAG CTGGTGGGGGCCCACACCTGGCCAACCCCCCCACGGTTATTGTGATGGTGGGTCTGCCAGCTCGGGGGAAAACCTACATGTCCAAGAAACTGACCCGCTACCTCAACTGGATTGGCATGCCCACCAAAG tcttcaACGTGGGGGAGTACCGTAGAGAGGCGGTCAAAAACTACAGTTCCTACGACTTCTTCAAGTCTGACAACGAGAATGCCGTGAAGATTAGACA ACAGTGTGCCTTGGCTGCACTCCGAGACGTCAAGTGCTATttgacagaggaggggggacaagTGGCG GTGTTTGATGCTACAAACACGACGCGCGACAGGCGAGACATGATCCTGGATTTCGGCAGCGAGCACTGCTTCAAG GTTTTCTTcattgagtctgtgtgtgatgatcCTAGTGTCATCGCCTCAAATATAATG GAAGTGAAGGTGTCCTGCCCGGACTACCAGGACTGCAACAAGACAGACGCCATGTTGGACTTCCAGAAAAGGATTGAGTGTTACAAAGCTCACTACGAGCCCCTGGACCCTGATGAGTATGACAG GGATCTGTCCTTCATTAAGGTGATCGACGTGGGCAGGCGCTTCTTGGTGAACCGCATCCAGGACCACATCCAGAGTAAGATCGTGTACTACCTGATGAACATCCACGTCCAGCCCAGGGCCATCTACCTCTGCAGGCACGGGGAGAGCATGCACAACCTGCAGGGACGCCTGGGGGGCGACTCGGGACTGTCTTCACGGGGCAAAAAG TTTGCGGCTGCCCTGTCAGGGTTTGTGGAGGAGCAGAACCTGAAGGGTCTGAAGGTGTGGACCAGCCAGATGTGTCGCAGCATCCAGACCGCTGAGGACCTCGGGGTGCCCTACGAGCAGTGGAAGGCCCTCAACGAGTTAGACGCT ggggtgtgtgaggagatgACCTATGAGGAGATCAAGGAGAAATATCCAGATGAGTTTGCTCTCAGAGACCAGGACAAGTTCTACTACCGCTACCCCACAGGAGAG TCCTACCAGGACCTGGTGCAGCGTGTTGAGCCGGTCATCATGGAGCTGGAGAGGCAGGAGAACGTTCTGGTCGTCTGTCACCAGGCGGTCATGCGTTGCCTGCTAGCCTACTTCCTGGACAAGAGTGCAG ATGAGATGCCGTACCTGAAGTGCCCGCTTCATACTGTGCTGAAACTCACCCCCATGGCTTATG GGTGCAAAGTGGAGTCCATCTCGCTGAATGTGGacgctgtgaacacacacagagacagacctgAG gaggTGAAGAAGGGTCCTGGTACTCTGTTGAGGAGGAACAGTGTGACCCCCCTGACCAGCCCGGAGCCCAACATCAAGAAGTCCCGCATTGACGAGCTGGACGAGCCCCCCCTCCATGAGCTGCCCCCCTCGctgtccctctgctcccccacgctcctccccctctccctggctggacag CACTGGCTGGGGAAAGTTTGCCT ACGCACCATCCTTCATTATCTGAAAGTGGTCTCTCTCTTAGTGTTCCAAAG AACCTGA
- the pfkfb3 gene encoding 6-phosphofructo-2-kinase/fructose-2,6-bisphosphatase 3 isoform X2: MPRELTQNRIQKIWIPSKDDKPAVPKRAGGGPHLANPPTVIVMVGLPARGKTYMSKKLTRYLNWIGMPTKVFNVGEYRREAVKNYSSYDFFKSDNENAVKIRQQCALAALRDVKCYLTEEGGQVAVFDATNTTRDRRDMILDFGSEHCFKVFFIESVCDDPSVIASNIMEVKVSCPDYQDCNKTDAMLDFQKRIECYKAHYEPLDPDEYDRDLSFIKVIDVGRRFLVNRIQDHIQSKIVYYLMNIHVQPRAIYLCRHGESMHNLQGRLGGDSGLSSRGKKFAAALSGFVEEQNLKGLKVWTSQMCRSIQTAEDLGVPYEQWKALNELDAGVCEEMTYEEIKEKYPDEFALRDQDKFYYRYPTGESYQDLVQRVEPVIMELERQENVLVVCHQAVMRCLLAYFLDKSADEMPYLKCPLHTVLKLTPMAYGCKVESISLNVDAVNTHRDRPEEVKKGPGTLLRRNSVTPLTSPEPNIKKSRIDELDEPPLHELPPSLSLCSPTLLPLSLAGQNLKRKSTDSHEVFQLCQ; this comes from the exons ATGCCAAGAGAGCTGACTCAGAACAGAATCCAAAAGATCTGGATTCCATCTAAAGATGATAAACCAGCTGTACCCAAGAGAG CTGGTGGGGGCCCACACCTGGCCAACCCCCCCACGGTTATTGTGATGGTGGGTCTGCCAGCTCGGGGGAAAACCTACATGTCCAAGAAACTGACCCGCTACCTCAACTGGATTGGCATGCCCACCAAAG tcttcaACGTGGGGGAGTACCGTAGAGAGGCGGTCAAAAACTACAGTTCCTACGACTTCTTCAAGTCTGACAACGAGAATGCCGTGAAGATTAGACA ACAGTGTGCCTTGGCTGCACTCCGAGACGTCAAGTGCTATttgacagaggaggggggacaagTGGCG GTGTTTGATGCTACAAACACGACGCGCGACAGGCGAGACATGATCCTGGATTTCGGCAGCGAGCACTGCTTCAAG GTTTTCTTcattgagtctgtgtgtgatgatcCTAGTGTCATCGCCTCAAATATAATG GAAGTGAAGGTGTCCTGCCCGGACTACCAGGACTGCAACAAGACAGACGCCATGTTGGACTTCCAGAAAAGGATTGAGTGTTACAAAGCTCACTACGAGCCCCTGGACCCTGATGAGTATGACAG GGATCTGTCCTTCATTAAGGTGATCGACGTGGGCAGGCGCTTCTTGGTGAACCGCATCCAGGACCACATCCAGAGTAAGATCGTGTACTACCTGATGAACATCCACGTCCAGCCCAGGGCCATCTACCTCTGCAGGCACGGGGAGAGCATGCACAACCTGCAGGGACGCCTGGGGGGCGACTCGGGACTGTCTTCACGGGGCAAAAAG TTTGCGGCTGCCCTGTCAGGGTTTGTGGAGGAGCAGAACCTGAAGGGTCTGAAGGTGTGGACCAGCCAGATGTGTCGCAGCATCCAGACCGCTGAGGACCTCGGGGTGCCCTACGAGCAGTGGAAGGCCCTCAACGAGTTAGACGCT ggggtgtgtgaggagatgACCTATGAGGAGATCAAGGAGAAATATCCAGATGAGTTTGCTCTCAGAGACCAGGACAAGTTCTACTACCGCTACCCCACAGGAGAG TCCTACCAGGACCTGGTGCAGCGTGTTGAGCCGGTCATCATGGAGCTGGAGAGGCAGGAGAACGTTCTGGTCGTCTGTCACCAGGCGGTCATGCGTTGCCTGCTAGCCTACTTCCTGGACAAGAGTGCAG ATGAGATGCCGTACCTGAAGTGCCCGCTTCATACTGTGCTGAAACTCACCCCCATGGCTTATG GGTGCAAAGTGGAGTCCATCTCGCTGAATGTGGacgctgtgaacacacacagagacagacctgAG gaggTGAAGAAGGGTCCTGGTACTCTGTTGAGGAGGAACAGTGTGACCCCCCTGACCAGCCCGGAGCCCAACATCAAGAAGTCCCGCATTGACGAGCTGGACGAGCCCCCCCTCCATGAGCTGCCCCCCTCGctgtccctctgctcccccacgctcctccccctctccctggctggacag AACCTGAAGAGGAAGTCTACGGACAGTCATGAAGTCTTTCAGCTCTGCCAATGA